One Asterias rubens chromosome 1, eAstRub1.3, whole genome shotgun sequence genomic region harbors:
- the LOC117299880 gene encoding BTB/POZ domain-containing protein 9-like, translated as MSDSHRLRPKLPMGEVEHANILSQDIGNLFANEDYSDVTLVVEDKYFHAHRVILAARCQYFRALLFGGMKESAPGCNEIELQDTTAQAFEALLKYIYTGRINLLDLKEDVLLDVLGLAHQYGFVDLEGSISDYLRAILSIHNVCLIYDVASLYTLDALKETCYHFIEANAGDVMNSESFLSLSESALKEVITRDSFYASEIAIFKAVQAWTRANKDSNFSEIAKAIRLPLMTMTELLNVVRPTKLLSADDILDAIKVKQESRNVDLNFRGALVLNENIATAKYNAAVTNGDMRASLLDGDCMNYDLDRGFTRHPIEDTAKPEGIVIKLGKPSIINKIKLLLWDRDMRSYSYYIEASIDEQDWVRIVDHSQYLCRSWQTLFFPPRVCRYVRIVGVRNTVNKVFHLVSFECMFTDKTLQLEKGLVVPKESVATIQASASVIEGVSRSRNALLNGDTKNYDWDSGYTCHQLGSGSIVVQLAQPYVIDCMRMLLWDCDARTYSYYVEVSTDQNTWVKVADKTKQACRGWQYLTFQRQAITFVRIVGTRNTANEVFHCVHFECPAQSTVDTPPGDDNPPAPEAAGGDNNNPPQGLSGQPSSSQSNQHRSLHQGI; from the exons ATGAGTGACAGTCATCGTCTGCGTCCAAAACTGCCGATGGGAGAGGTTGAGCACGCTAACATTCTGTCCCAGGATATCGGGAACCTGTTTGCCAATGAAGACTACAGCGATGTGACGCTGGTGGTTGAGGACAAATACTTCCATGCCCATCGGGTCATCCTGGCAGCAAGATGCCAGTATTTTAG GGCTTTACTTTTTGGTGGAATGAAAGAGTCGGCCCCAGGTTGCAATGAGATCGAACTCCAAGACACAACGGCGCAGGCCTTCGAGGCTCTTCTGAAGTACATCTACACGGGCAGGATCAACCTCTTGGACCTCAAAGAAGACGTCCTCCTAGATGTACTGGGCCTAGCCCACCAGTATGGCTTCGTGGATCTAGAGGGATCCATCTCGGACTACCTGAGAGCCATCTTGAGCATCCACAACGTCTGTCTGATTTACGACGTGGCGAGTTTGTACACGCTGGACGCGCTGAAGGAGACGTGCTATCACTTCATTGAAGCCAACGCTGGGGACGTTATGAACAGTGAATCTTTCCTCTCGTTGTCCGAG AGCGCTTTAAAAGAAGTTATAACCAGGGACTCCTTTTACGCTTCTGAAATTGCAATCTTCAAAGCGGTTCAAGCCTGGACTCGAGCTAACAAAGACAGTAACTTCAGTGAGATCGCTAAGGCTATCCGGCTTCCCCTGATGACAATGACGGAGCTGCTTAATGTGGTCCGACCGACAAAACTGCTTAGCGCTGACGACATCTTGGATGCAATAAAGGTCAAACAGGAAAGCCGAAATGTGGACCTCAATTTCCGAGGAGCTTTAG TACTTAACGAAAACATCGCCACTGCAAAGTACAATGCGGCCGTGACCAACGGTGACATGCGAGCGTCGCTACTAGATGGGGACTGTATGAACTATGACCTGGATCGAGGGTTCACCAGACATCCCATCGAGGACACGGCCAAACCAGAAGGGATTGTTATAAAGCTCGGAAAACCATCAATCATCAACAAGATCAAACTTCTACTATGGGATCGCGACATGag GTCGTATTCTTACTACATTGAAGCTTCCATTGATGAGCAGGATTGGGTGCGGATTGTAGATCATTCACAATACCTATGCAGGTCCTGGCAGACGCTATTCTTCCCACCTAGGGTCTGTAG GTATGTTCGCATTGTTGGAGTTCGTAATACAGTCAACAAGGTTTTCCATCTAGTCTCATTCGAATGCATGTTCACAGACAAAACGCTACAACTGGAGAAGGGCCTTGTCG TACCGAAGGAGAGTGTAGCCACCATCCAAGCCAGTGCTAGCGTTATTGAAGGAGTGAGTCGCAGTCGGAATGCTCTACTAAACGGTGATACAAAAAACTACGATTGGGACTCTGGTTACACATGCCATCAACTTGGAAGTGGGTCCATAGTGGTACAGTTAGCACAGCCGTACGTCATAGATTGTATGAg AATGTTGCTTTGGGACTGTGATGCTAGGACCTATAGCTACTATGTGGAAGTGTCTACAGATCAGAACACTTGGGTCAAGGTTGCTGATAAGACCAAGCAGGCTTGCAG GGGTTGGCAGTATCTCACATTTCAAAGGCAAGCCATCACGTTTGTTAGAATTGTTGGAACTCGCAATACAGCCAATGAG GTATTCCACTGCGTTCATTTTGAGTGCCCCGCCCAATCAACTGTGGACACGCCCCCAGGGGATGACAACCCACCTGCCCCAGAGGCTGCAGGCGGGGACAACAATAACCCCCCTCAAGGGCTGTCGGGTCAACCTTCTTCATCGCAATCCAACCAACATAGGAGTTTACATCAAGGTATATAG